In Rhodamnia argentea isolate NSW1041297 chromosome 1, ASM2092103v1, whole genome shotgun sequence, the genomic window GGCAACCCTAAGAGCACTAGAGTGATCACCCGAAGTGACCAACTTAAGAAATTCAACCTGCCATAAGCAAAAACGAATCAATTTATAATGCAGGACCTATCAACATATCTGGTGTCAATGGCCCGAGACTGGTTAACTGCACGAAATCAATTTACCTGCTTAAGTTGAAACAGCAAAACAGGATTCTGCACAAAGAAATTGGGATCCATAGAGTTAATTTCTTCAACAACCTCAGCTGCCATTCCCTTGATAGCTAGTTCCTTCATCTCTAGAAGGAATTCATATTTATCCTCCCCATTTTGGTTCCCAAAAATAAATCTTCTTTCTGAACCCTACAGAACCATATTCCATCAGGAGATTAATCTATTAAATACTACAAGGTTATACCATGATAATCAGTACCTCTTGTTCTCTCGACATGTTTGCACAAGACACTGAAGCAGCAATCTGGAGCTCCTGTTTGATGCTTCTAACAAAGGACGTCTCAGGTACAAAAATCATGTCATCATGCCTTCCTCTCCATCGCTTACGTTTCCTCCTCTCACCAGCTCCACGGTTTCTGTTTCTTTGAAGAAATTTTGAATGGTTGAACCGCTGGGAACTGCTCGTGctacaaatttcataattaccTGTTGGCTCACTAGCATAACGTAGCTCAATATCAGTACCTTCCATTGTTATTACATCACTGTTATTGTCTGAACAAACATCTATGCAGCTGTTGCCCAGGACTTCACCATCGGACTGTTTACCCGCCTGAGACTCATCCAATTCAGGCGAACAATTTCCTGATAAATCATGCCCTGGTTGACCAACTTTTGGATCTTTGGAGATCTTTCCCATTTCAAtctctaaaagataacaaaggtCAAACAACATGCCGTCAGCATTTGAATTTACAACAAAAGCCAAACTCAAATAACAGATAAGCAGCCTCAGATTTACCAGAAGGAAATGGAAGACTGGCGTCGATAATACCCCTGTAAAGGCAATACTCGCGGACAAGCTCATCAAGAATCGGTATATCCAATTTCATTCGACATAGTTCATTCTGCATTATAAAGAGAATTAGACTCGCTACAAGCAAACTCAGTCAAAGTTGCCAGGTCTGAGAAGATGTCTCATTGCCATGGCCTGCATATGAAACAAATCACCTGAAATGCCAGAAACAAATCTCCCTTCGCAAATCTCAAGCTGTCAACTGCACCTTGTCTAGGAAGCTTAACGGCATGCGCAAGAGATTGGATGTCAACCTGCCCAATGAAGAGACCTAAAGACCATGAGGCAACTGACTCCAACCAGAGACTAATCTCTTCACGAAAAATATTGAATCCTGTAAATTTAGTTCTTTTATCTGCAAGCACATCTGCTAAGGTTCTATGTACTCTCAAGCCATGAACGTAAGCCCCGACTAACATCTGAATTCAATTTGTCTATAAGTTAGTGATTTTACCTCGTCAAATGGGGGAGCTTCACACAAGCTTTCTTCAACAGTTGTGGGAGGATCACGCTCCTCAAGGAGCAATATTTTAGTGAGATCCGAAATTGGTGATGATATTCCTTGGGGAAAGCGAAATTCCCTATGTATGCTGCACCATACAGGTAGGATGACTAATCCGAGGGAAACAGACAGGATAGAAGAAACAGAACACTTGATCGCCTAATTTACAATTCTCCATTTTTTGCTCCTTTTCCACTTCTCGTCGAGAGAGTGGGTGAGGTGGGAGGACATAAAGCATCGGCCAAAAGctgaagaaatttattttttggactgTAGTAGTTAAAAGAAGTTTACCTTATCAAATATCTCAGTGTCATCGAAAAGAGTGGATCATATGCATGTAAATGAGCTCTTAATATTGATGACATAAGGCCAGCAATATCAAACCTCTTCCTTTCAGACCACTGTTAAATATCAACAATTGATTAGTCAATAGTTCAGAACCatgcaaaaaaattatagaacaGGACAAGTAGTTAGTACTCTTCAGAAATTAACACTCTATCGGTTAGAAGCTTAAGTCTAGAAGACACAATTCGATACGGGAGATATTATCCTAGAATTACGTTGATCCCTTATTTTcagtttgaaaagaaaaggtaaaccGATAATCTCAAGATGAGTGAagatgacttaattggcatgtATAATTGTAAAGCGAAAGAAAATCAGCAGCATTAAAAATCTATGGTGAGAACCATAAAATAATAGAATCGCTCCACTACAAAGCAAAAGATGAATGAAGATAGCATAGGATTTTGGGGTACACTATTTGAGAGGATTGTCAAATGAGTAGCCAAAATTTACTAATTTAGGATTGTCAACTTACTGCATGATGAACAGAGGTGATGTTATCCATCAGCATAAATCCATAACATGACATGAGACCTCAAATTAGTGCATTAAATATCATGTACATCAAACAGTTGCAATTTTCCAAAAGCATGGAGCAAGGTCATCTGTAATTCTGAAGAGGTTCACACACAGTTCGGATGAAGATGAAATGTCTAGCCAAACATTTTTCTCTTTAGCTGATTATGCCTAAGTTGAGTAGGAGATGAAGTGTCTAGCCAAACATTTTTCTCTTTAGCTGATTATGCCTAAGTTGAGCAGGAGATGAACTTCCGATATACCAATCAATTAACCATCACAACTTAAAGCTGAAATACATTCTCCCCTTTATCCATTCTGCAACTTCTAAATTTCTAGTACTTATGATGTCAGCAAGAAACTTTAAGTGCTTAGGGAGTGCTATATAACCCCACTCTTAACAATACCATGCCAGCTACTAAACACCTACATGGAAAGGAGATACAGATTTTAACCTTCTAATCCAAGAACGATGAGGATGATGCAAACATTCTTATTGCTTTGCCACAAAGAGAGCATTTTTCCCATTTCCTCATATATCACCGTGGAAGAGAATAATGTGCAAGATTAGAGCCTATCACAAAAGTGCTCCagtcctttttttattcttactCCTTTCACCAAAGTTCCTTGACAGTAATAGGCTATTACCCATCAAGTGGAAAAATTGATTCCGAGGCCAATATCCTGATTATTAGATTATCCTGGTATTCAGACAATATGTGAATTGGCTCCaccacccaaaaaataaaacaatggtAAATGTGCTAAACCCAACTATTCACTGACAGATGGGATGAAGATAATTAACTGACAAATTCTTTTATGATCTTGTCAAAACCACTAGCCTCATAAGGGAGCAAGAAGGAACACACTAATTTCTTTAGCATATTGACAGCTGGAGCTTTGAATGGTGAACCCCACATTGTTAGATTTTCTATTGTCTCCCGTGTAGAACAACAAAGAAATGGCTTGACAGATAAATTGACAGGCATCTATTCTGGGAATAAGAAGTTTGGCTGGAATAATCCCTTTGAAATCCCCTATCAATAAGCACCAACTTCCATCTCAAATCAGCCGATTCACATATTCTTGGAGAACAAAATAGCTAAGAGCTCACACCCTCCCACATTGAGGATACAAAAGATTCTAGTATTCCATAAGACCCAATGATACTGAAGACAAATACAGCAGTTAAAGCAGCCCACCTCATCCGCCACAGGAGAAGACTGATCATCCTTGTCATATATAAAGGCAAGAAGAACGTGCTTGAACTCCTCATACGCTTCCttaagcaagaaaagaaaaggcatcaGACTATACCCAGACTACTCATTAGACGAAGTCGATAAAATTCAATCTCCTCAGTTGTTTGAGCCGTAGTTTGCAACTGCCCATGCCGACGTCCATGGGCATTCTGCCCCCCCAACCACAAAAATAAGCACCTACATGCATGcaatttattagaaaaaaggAATTAAGTACCGGGTAAGCATCAAGAGCACAAGGTGCGAGAGACGTTCTCAAGCATTTAATGGCAGCATCGCGATCCTCTGACGTCCCCTTCCTCAACAATTCAATGAATTTCTGCACCAGAACAAGAACACGATTATAATTTCGACATGCCTAGTTAGCGACCAATTAATCCTCAGCTTCATCCGAGCAGAGCCCAGCGAAAACCACCGCTGTAACTTAATTCGCTTCGCCTTCACTCTCGCATCCGGACCAAGAGACCGAAACGGCTCACCTGCTTCTGCAGCCGGAAGAGGATCCTGTGATCGTCGAGGATGAAGGGCGCGTGAGACCTGAGAAGCTCGATGGCAGCATCGATCTCGCCCGCCTCCAGCAGCCGCCGGATCTGCCGATTGACCAGCCGCGATCCGTACGAGGAGGACGACGGCGACGAGGGCGGCGACGCGGGGAGCGCGTCCTCGACCAAGTTCTCCGATCTCGCGAAATCCATCACCAGCGCGTCCAGCGACTCCCAATTGACGGGGATCGAGTCGTCCATGATCAGGGAAGTCTCGTGTCAAGGGCACAGTTCgaagctctttttctttttccgtgcTCCCTAATTTTCTCGGGAAAGGTCAGAAGCTGAGAAAGTGAGGGGAAACCGAAACGTAAAGAACCTTCCTTCCTCCATGTGAGAGGGGAAAACGAAAAATGGTCGTGGGGAAGAAGAGCAAGAAAGGCGGCGAAATGAGGTCAGCGATGGGAGGTTATATAGGTGCCACGTGTCCCGATACTAGGGGGACTTCGTAGTAACTTTAGATTCCGGCGGATTCCATACCACCGTCCCTGGTCCGGGGAAGGCTTGTCGGAAATGACTCATCGGCTGTCGAATTGCAAAATAATGAATTTCCACGGTTAATCCACAAGGCCcaacttcccaaaaaaaaaaaaaatcctttttaaGTTCaggacagaatttttttttttttttttatcttaaaaacaTCAATAAATTTCACTTGAGTATCAATTCCATTCCGTTAACAATCAGCCTAAAAGTTCCTATTAATTATCAGACGTGGCGTTTCCATCTCAGCAACAAATCTATCTCAGCAAGCTGGCCTAAAAGAACTCTGGAAAACGGAGACGTTTCTTGCTTTTATGAATTCGGAGTATTAGAAACATTCTTCGATTAGGGCTCTAAGATAGAGATGACAATTTCTACTATTTCTCTGGCTTCGGTCGCTCCCTCCGTATAAAATtcgctcttaacatcgctagaGCCGAAGCCAGCGAGCTTCTCCATCCTCCATGCTTCAAGCACTCACGAGGGCATCCGGTAGATAGAAAGAAGCATGTGATATTTTGGAAATGACTAATCCTGAAGAGCTGTAAACTGACCAATCCGACAAGTTCGAGGTTGCTCCAATAATTCTCTCTATCAAATTCGATTCAcgtttagatttttctttttttctttttttttcccctctaattttgcagaattgagaCAACTTTATTCTTTCAGCATCCAACCTGAATTTGAATTTGGCCCCAGGATACTTCTCCTTCAAATCCTCGAGCGAAAGTATAATGGAGTTCTAATCCTAGTtgttaaataaaagaaaaagtgttATATGCGCCCACAATTTTCCAAGGTAGCCGTCTAAGGAGAATCAATCATCCTAGCGGACCAATTGGTTTATGAAGCAATCATTCTAAGTATTTTGGCCATTGCTGACTAATGAGGTTCACTAATAGTGTTACTCAACAATTCCATCGGACTGGGCTGTGTTTGGTTGTCCAACACGAATTGCGGTAGGACAGAATAAGACGGGATTAGAAATCTCTATGATTGTCCTTCGGATTGAGAAAAGTCCCATCTTACGTTTGGTAGATGAAGGAAAATTTCCCCCActtttgaagtattttttttttccatgggtggaaaatattttcctaaactagcttatttttcggAAACCAAATACTGGAAAAGTCCTAaaagcatttttctaaaaattgtttttcgcgaaacaaacggatcctAACTTGACAGCAACATTCCCGCTCCAACACCAGCGTTTAGCACCACTGTGAAGCTTCTCACTGATGGGAATAAGTATGCTATAAAGGGTACCACCCCCTCTCCAGAAGCGAACAAAGTCGCCCCCCAGGGGGAACTTCAGATTCCCAGCCAAAGGCTCAACTTCTGATCCTGGTAACGTTGCTGAACATCGCGTAGTTTGCGGCGATATTACCCAAACCGAGTTTTATCCCACCCTCTCCCTCGGATTTCTTGTTCAACGTTTTATCCGGGTATATTCGATCCGGAGGACTTTGCCAAGCACCGGATTTCTTTTTATCCTATCTGGACTCAAATCTGGACCACCAAACATAGCCTACGTGGAGTTGAGCTACACGTGCCCTACCTAGCTTACCACGCATTGGCTTTACATTGAAAAACGACTTGAAAACGACATCACAAATATCGTAACTTTCGTGCGGTCTTCACTTAAGTGGTATAACATTTCTGTTCCGTAAAACGTTTATAAATTAAATTGTTAAGTTATAACAAAGGTTTGGTAATTAACACACAACCAAATgaactttttgtaaattttataaAAGTCGGTAAGTTGCTGATCCTTTAGCGGGGAAACAATTTCCATGCACAATGTTTCGCTACTAATATTCGAACCCTACGAACTTTTCtacaatttgaccaattttggacgctatttatttattttttttttggaggggggaCATGACGATAGAGTTTTGTCATTccataatgacgtggcatgttCAGCAGATTCGATTCTTCTTGAGCTGGGCTTCCCTCGAGGCCCAAAGACTTTTAGGCCTCAACATTCTAAAATACAAATGAGGCAAGAATGTTGGGAATGGAGGCCCATAGGCTATAGAACTTTTAGACTTTTCGGAAAGCTGCGCAACTTTTAAAATAGCGACGACACGATAAATTGTAACAATTGAGAAGTTTCGCATTTAGGATGATCCTCTGCAAGGTAAGATTGAGATTGACAACAATTCTTCTTTTCTGAGGGAACgagaaagttcttttttttaggcCTGGGGCTGTTCAGGGAAAGGGGAAGCGGAGCAGTTTTGATCGAATGGATACTGCTCGACAAATTTctcggattttttattttagtttgtgCCCTAGACATTATGGGTGcatatggtaacacttctagaagtaaaattttgttctagaaatacttttggagtagaaatctatttgataatgcaatttctaaagtagaaatccgtttggcaaaaatttttattttcgaaaaaaatttctacttctaacttcaattttcactttagaagttttttttccccaatttaataacttaaaagaaattatttctcaaTTCAAGAAATAATTCATGCCTCAACCTCTTTTCATTACACGTCTCTCATCTAATCATGCCTCCGGCATCACCGTCCACCGCTACCAACCACCAACCTTCGTcgaccgccgccacccaccatcGGCCATCACCCACCACCAATCGCCGACCATAGCCGCCCGCCACCCACTACCTCTAGCCACCGACCGTCGCTGTCGCCCCCCTCCTACCGTAGGCCCCCACCGTTCTCCACCACCTTTGCCCCCCTCCTCGCCCCCGGCAATCGCGCCCCCATCGCgaaccaccgccaaccaccatcGGCCATCGTTGGCCGCCAATCGCCAACCATAGCCACTTGCCGCCCACTACCTCTTGCCATCCACGACTACCGACCGCCACCGCCTTTACCCCCCTAGGAGACCACCGCCCCCTACCGACGACCGCCCGCCCGCCACATGAACGCCAACCACGGCCTCCAATCTGCTTGGTCTGCCgccaccatcgccgccgccaaccCTACTCGACCACCGACTCCCCCCCGCCACCGACCATCGCCACCAATCATTGCTAGCTGCCATTGCCCCCATTGCTAAGTCACCATCTTTGACcgccaaagtaaaaaataaatgatcattttttttatttttaaaaattaaataatattttttaatactaacaaaattttaaagaaattttaaaaaattaaaaatgaagtagaaaatttttcgTCTGGCAATAATTCATTGTAGAAGATTTTATGTTAATTATGttcaagaagtagaaattttcaaccgttaccaaacgaatatctcttattagaaatcaacttctgctctgcttttgagtagaagtagaaaaaattaatttctagtcaAAAGTTGATTCTGAAGTAAAAGTGTGGCCATGCGCTCCCTATACCCATTTATTTGGCTccccttctcctctctctctcttcttatatatatatatatatatatatatatatatacacgtgTGCAAAATGTAGGGCGGGCTACAGCTATGTCGGTTACCACCCGTTGTTATGAAATGATGCAAAGCATGAATTAAGGAGAGGAAATCCGAATATGACACGAAATGATACGTTCAATCCTATATATTGACggaacacgagagagagagagagagagagagagagagagagagagagagagagagagagagagagagagagagagagagagagagagagtcggagCTTGGTCGAGGGGGAAAGTGTCGTCGCTTTCGTTCTTATCCGATGAAGGAGACGAAGTAGCATtttcgagcaaaaaaaaatcatatatattGACACGAATCGAGACAAAGTAACGTCCTATTTAGTGCAATGTCCATCCATATtgtttccgacccaaaaaaaaaaaaatcctttataTTGACACGAATCGAGACGAAGTAGCTTGTTCTTCTCGTAGCTCAattatttgagataaaaaaaaaaaacaatagaacTATGACATTTTATGCTAACACGTTTATGACAATGAATTGTCATTTTTAATGAGATGGACGGACATTGGACTAATTATAGAAAGAAGGAATCTCATCCACATTCTATGGGCTCCCCAGAATGTAGTCATTTGTTATTTCATCTATTTAATTAAAAAACTACAAGTACAAGTCTTATCCTTATAAGCTCTGGCCAAGCGAGGGCTGCGTGGTGGTGAGGGCCTCGCCTATGGTCAGCAACCCTCGCCTGCCCTAAGTGTTaggaaaaaaatactaaaaaaaaagaaaagaaaccataaattttttttaacaaaactaTTAAAATACTGTTAAGAAAAGTCAACGTTAGTGccggccagccaaaattgacaaaaaaaaaggattaaattggcacaaacgcataatgttaagactaaattggccaaaaaaaaaagtggagttaattaatgactgaattggcacaattacaataagtctAGGATACTTTTTGAGTAAATTCTCTCACAAACCACCCCATCCTTTGCCTCGCCCCGCATGGTGGACGGGCGGGGCAGGTTTTCGGTTCGTCAGGGCGGAGCACAATCTCTGCTCTCGCCTTGCCTGGCGCCCATGTACACGACAAAATTGAATTTGGATCCCAGCAGAACGCGAACTCCATTGATTTGGATCAGTCCCACTAGCAAGGAGAAATCCATTAGGTGCTCTATCCGTGGATCACGTTTACTACAGTGCCACCAAACCAAGCCAATCATCCCATGCATCACGGTCTCGAATGACCACCTATTTTCTCCCAAGAAGACAACATTTTCATAGGGGTAATAAATCGATTTAGGTGAATCGATGACGTggccctttaattttttttttacctgagGAAGAACTTCTGCCCCCCGATTAGATTCGCCGGCAAGTGCTCCTCCGACACGAGACGACGTTTTCGGTTAAGACTTTGGATTGAGGGGACAAGGTTTGGGAATCCGATGCCGAGCTAAGAAGACTCCCCTGCCCTTCTGGCAGTCCCGGCCCAGGCCCATTATCGGGGCCCATGGGCCCACCCCAACCCCTAACGGCCATTAACGCCGACAAGAGAAATGGCTTCGGCAAACCTCCACGTGTCGCGTCGCGTCGTGAGAGAACTGAAAATTCCCTTGTCCCCCACAACCTCTTTTTTGGCATGGTGGAGTTCGACAGCGATTGAGCACGAGAGGCAACGTTAAGATGTCCGTCTGAATAATGAAGTTATCTAAAGCTTTAATCCCTGGCAGAAGGACACCGGagtgtcaaaaaaaatttacggcGCTCACTTAGATGTTAAAAGTTTTCGCCGgtaaatcagagaaaaaactATTACTTTAGTTTCAATGGGGAAAGATTCTGACTAAACAATccatgtgacttttttttttaattaattttttactattacatggaaattttttaaaaaagtgcgTCCGCAAGGcaattctttttcaaaaaaaaaaaaattcagtccatGTAGTTTCCGTGTGGACTGACTTTtaacaaaataagctaaataactaaaaaaaagtaaaaagaagggTTGACACAACGGCATGGGCTTGCCCAACCTTCGTCGctgccgccccaccatcgccagcaATGGGTGGTGAGGGCGGGGGATGGCCGGCGAGGCCTTGCTCAGCGTCGATGGGGCTTAGCCATCGCCCAGCAATTTGCATCGACAGGCTGCGGGTTTTACAGCAATTGGTGGGGTGAACGGCAGAGCATTGTGGGGAAGGTAGATGCAGTCTTAGATCTGTAGCTGAGTTCGATATTGATCGGAGTTTCAGAAGgacaaggggagagagagagagagagagttggtgcttagtggaagaagatgaagaagacagagtGTAGAGAGATGCTTGGGttaagtgaaatttttttaattaattaattattttttcagcatattttttattatttattattatttattatctttttaaaatttttttattgctgattcgGATCTTCCGATGAGCCATAGAGATGCCACATAAAATTTTTAGCAAAGCTCACCGGGCACCGGCTCTCGATTCTACCTTTAGCCCGTCGAAAAAGCGAACTTCCCTCATGCATGATCGTGAAATATTTCGGACGTAGTGCGTACGTAGTATTTTGTCCAATCGCCCCTTTGGCTGTAGTGAACTTCGGAAACTCTTAACATTTTGCTGGGGAAAAGGTAAGTAATCATTACAAGTGGACCGACGAATGAATATGTAGGTTGGTGAAATTGGGAAAGTGACATCCTTAAAATTTTGGAAGATGCTCGAAGCTGAACATCTTTGAAGGCTTAATTTGTCTTGATCATAACCGTAGGAGCTAGAAGTTTGTTTTAGTGAAGTAACTTTGGCAAGATAGGGATGCACATGACAATGCTTCTGGAATAGATTTTATGCTCTAAAAgtacttttggagtagaaatctgtttgttACTCAACTTTATTTTTGTACTTCTAGAGCAATTTGCTCTAGAAGTAATTTTAGAGCCATTTGAAGTAgagaagtagaagtagaaaaattaactttctatctaaaagttgattttagaagcgaagtgttaccatgtgcaCTCCTCATATGACTTCTTTACCGTTGTTCTTAAAACAAGGTGTccttttttatggaaaaaaaaattgggaagaagcAACCAGCATTGGCAACCTCTCTTTAGGCATTACATATTCCGCACTTACTACAGGATGTTCGATTTGAGTCATAATTGCTGTAAATCGAAGAAGGTAAGTAGAAGAGAAATAAACTTTATCATAGAAGCCCGACGGATGGTGAATAGGGGTTTTCTTAAGAGGAAAGTCGGTGCGCATGGTAATTGACTTGACACTACTCTTTCACGAGTCGTACATTGGAGTcaacagaaaaataataaatgagaaatgacactaatttatattcctttttttgaaCGAGAATCTTAGTTAGCTTAGCGCTCTTCGTACACagattaaaattaaaagaaccCCCTAAAAATTttttccccccccccccacactgCAAGTACTTACAAAGCCAGATGCTCACCTTGTCCAAAGTAAGTACCATCGGCAGATTGATCAAGATTTGTGTACGATCGAGGAGCAGATGCTAAGAATGAAACCTGACGCCAAGACTTGTCTAAGTCACTCGGAAGGAATAAGCCTTGTAAGTTGCACcaattatttcttttgtttttggccaAGAAGCCCTTATACAACATGGCCAAGGGGGCATTTGGTGTCCTATATTGATCGAGTTGTTCAAAGTTCTTACCCGGCGTGATGTGATTTGATACGAAAACTATAGAGATGAAAATCTTCGGGGATCATAAGTAGGTGCGATGTGATTCGACAGGTGATTGAGTGAATATGTTTTATTTGATGACCAATCCATTGCAAGTTTAATTATTTCCACGCATGAAAATTGATCGATCAATACGGGGTTAGCGAATTCAAGGTCGGTCTATGTTTCACCCGAAATATAGTGCTTACTTGTCAAAAccaattcctcaatttttggaacttgaaacctactatGCATATCTTGAAATATACAACCTACCGTGTCGCGGGTTTCGGAATATACTCAAGCTCCacctgtatttttaattgaatgattataGTGAACCATCACCTCTAATAATAATCCTCGTTTGCTGCAACAATCCCTTGACTACAACTCACAATTAAACACacgaagaatatgaaacattaacaaagtaaaagtcttagCCATAGATATCGGCGGAGATGATAGCTTAGACTCGTGGTTTCATATTACACACTTATT contains:
- the LOC115740189 gene encoding uncharacterized protein LOC115740189, giving the protein MDDSIPVNWESLDALVMDFARSENLVEDALPASPPSSPSSSSYGSRLVNRQIRRLLEAGEIDAAIELLRSHAPFILDDHRILFRLQKQKFIELLRKGTSEDRDAAIKCLRTSLAPCALDAYPEAYEEFKHVLLAFIYDKDDQSSPVADEWSERKRFDIAGLMSSILRAHLHAYDPLFSMTLRYLISIHREFRFPQGISSPISDLTKILLLEERDPPTTVEESLCEAPPFDEVDIQSLAHAVKLPRQGAVDSLRFAKGDLFLAFQNELCRMKLDIPILDELVREYCLYRGIIDASLPFPSEIEMGKISKDPKVGQPGHDLSGNCSPELDESQAGKQSDGEVLGNSCIDVCSDNNSDVITMEGTDIELRYASEPTGNYEICSTSSSQRFNHSKFLQRNRNRGAGERRKRKRWRGRHDDMIFVPETSFVRSIKQELQIAASVSCANMSREQEGSERRFIFGNQNGEDKYEFLLEMKELAIKGMAAEVVEEINSMDPNFFVQNPVLLFQLKQVEFLKLVTSGDHSSALRVACSHLGPLAAKDPALLKPLKETLLALLRPEDDSIGKCLPLDALATSLQVAIGRSLGIEEPQLMKIMRATLHTHTEWFKLQMCKDRFESLLRIDSLKDVSRPMVAVAALSKSNTDSAQGSSVVTTSSSPRMADDGSSPTHVCSSDAVCDESAILKVMEFLALTRADAIHLLAQYNGNAETVIQQFLG